A genome region from Syntrophaceae bacterium includes the following:
- the selB gene encoding selenocysteine-specific translation elongation factor, producing the protein MKHIILGTAGHVDHGKTALVKALTGVDTDRLKEEKERGITIELGFASLPLRSGDTLGVVDVPGHEKFVRNMVAGATGIDLVLLVIAADEGIMPQTVEHLDICTLLGIRSGIIALTKTDLVDADWLALVQDDIRQFMRTTFLDGAPIVPVSVVTGQGITELLAAIEALALQIGERADSGLFRIPVDRVFTMKGFGSVVTGTLVSGSVRVGDTVEILPQRIQAKVRGIQVHNEPQECAEAGQRTAINLQGVERAALRRGDVVAHPGIFEPSERLDVRLEYLKGAGRVLKNRALVRFHTGTSEIMGRVILLDREELKPGEQVHAQLLLEEPVVAMGRDRFVLRSYSPIRTVGGGEILDPDAVKQKKAKDRHAAELETLRTGTPAERAAVILGRAGVRGLTSSRLAVRTGIPLADLERVLRDMAEKKAVLRVEREETRVVSFPAYQRLKEDLLREIGLYHERFPLKEGVPKEELRTTAGQEVESRLYNMALKELEKEKKILADREHVRLAAHRVDLKGDLGDLGGRIEKIYRDAQLTAPSVKEVQEALGGRKAEIASVLGVLLNEGILVKVTEDLYFHREPLDKLREDYTAALQKAGKATPATFKDLTGLSRKYIIPLMEYFDATRLTIRVGDHRMLRERR; encoded by the coding sequence ATGAAGCACATCATTCTCGGCACCGCCGGCCACGTCGATCACGGGAAGACCGCGCTCGTCAAGGCCCTGACCGGCGTGGACACGGACCGGCTCAAGGAGGAGAAGGAGCGCGGCATCACGATCGAGCTGGGCTTTGCGTCCCTTCCGCTGCGAAGCGGCGACACCCTCGGGGTCGTCGACGTGCCGGGCCACGAGAAGTTCGTCAGGAACATGGTGGCGGGCGCAACCGGGATCGACCTGGTGCTGCTCGTGATCGCCGCCGACGAGGGCATCATGCCCCAGACGGTCGAGCACCTCGACATCTGCACCCTGCTCGGGATCCGCAGCGGGATCATCGCGCTCACCAAGACCGACCTCGTCGATGCCGACTGGCTTGCCCTGGTGCAGGACGACATCCGCCAGTTCATGCGGACGACCTTCCTCGACGGGGCGCCGATCGTCCCGGTGTCCGTGGTCACGGGACAGGGGATCACGGAGCTTCTGGCGGCCATCGAGGCGCTGGCCCTGCAAATCGGCGAGCGGGCCGACAGCGGCCTGTTCCGCATACCCGTCGACCGGGTCTTCACCATGAAGGGCTTCGGCAGCGTCGTGACAGGCACCCTGGTCTCCGGCAGCGTGCGCGTGGGCGACACCGTCGAGATCCTCCCCCAGCGCATCCAGGCCAAGGTCCGCGGCATCCAGGTGCACAACGAGCCGCAGGAGTGCGCCGAGGCCGGGCAGCGCACCGCCATCAACCTGCAGGGCGTCGAGCGCGCCGCGCTCCGCCGCGGCGACGTGGTGGCCCACCCCGGCATCTTCGAGCCCTCGGAGCGGCTCGACGTCCGCCTGGAGTATCTCAAGGGGGCCGGTCGGGTGCTGAAGAACCGTGCGCTCGTGCGCTTCCACACGGGGACGAGCGAGATCATGGGGAGGGTCATCCTCTTGGACCGCGAGGAGCTCAAGCCCGGGGAGCAGGTCCATGCCCAGCTGCTGCTGGAGGAGCCCGTCGTGGCCATGGGGCGTGACCGCTTCGTCCTGCGCAGCTACTCCCCCATCCGCACGGTGGGCGGCGGGGAGATCCTCGACCCCGACGCGGTGAAGCAGAAAAAGGCCAAAGACCGCCATGCCGCGGAGCTCGAGACACTCCGGACGGGGACGCCGGCCGAGCGGGCGGCCGTGATCCTCGGACGCGCGGGGGTCCGGGGGCTCACGTCGAGCCGGCTGGCCGTCAGGACGGGAATCCCGTTGGCCGATCTGGAGCGGGTCCTGAGGGACATGGCCGAGAAGAAGGCCGTGCTCCGCGTCGAACGGGAAGAGACGCGGGTCGTCTCGTTCCCGGCCTACCAGAGGCTCAAGGAAGACCTCCTGAGGGAAATCGGGCTCTACCACGAGCGGTTCCCCCTCAAGGAGGGTGTGCCCAAGGAGGAGCTGCGGACGACGGCGGGCCAGGAGGTCGAGAGCCGGCTCTACAACATGGCCCTCAAGGAGCTGGAGAAGGAGAAGAAGATCCTCGCCGACCGGGAGCACGTCCGGCTCGCGGCCCACCGGGTCGATCTCAAGGGCGACCTGGGCGACCTGGGCGGCCGGATCGAGAAGATCTACCGCGATGCGCAGCTCACGGCGCCGTCCGTCAAGGAGGTGCAGGAGGCCCTCGGCGGGAGGAAGGCCGAGATCGCGAGCGTCCTCGGGGTTCTCCTCAACGAGGGAATCCTCGTGAAGGTCACCGAGGATCTCTACTTCCACAGGGAGCCGCTCGACAAGCTGCGGGAGGACTACACGGCGGCCCTCCAGAAGGCCGGGAAGGCCACGCCCGCCACATTCAAGGACCTCACGGGGCTGTCACGCAAATACATCATTCCCCTCATGGAATACTTCGATGCGACCCGGCTCACGATCCGCGTGGGCGATCACCGGATGCTGCGGGAGAGGCGGTAG
- the fdhD gene encoding formate dehydrogenase accessory sulfurtransferase FdhD has protein sequence MKRRRGTEGIERLRLRRFGGARFSTAAMDVVREVLLEVFADGRRVVTIACAGIHLRELAAGFLKQEGLIEEAADIRGMTVSRGRVEIRTRRGRGRGPAAEAGKTIASSGARGSRLLTAQAKGASGAPAGPTLDARAVLGLMDALLAATEIHERTRGTHCSAIAGPQGILAAREDIGRHNTIDMLCGWALLGGVDLADKVLLTTGRVSSEIVSKAWRMGIRAVVSHSAATSRAVELAKSLGITVVGYVRGGTFVVYAGARHVLPAGVPAAKGTRRKAKG, from the coding sequence ATGAAGCGGCGGCGCGGCACGGAGGGAATCGAACGGCTCCGCCTGCGCCGGTTCGGCGGCGCACGCTTCTCGACCGCCGCGATGGACGTGGTGCGCGAGGTGCTCCTGGAGGTCTTCGCCGACGGCCGGCGCGTCGTGACGATCGCCTGCGCGGGGATTCACCTGCGGGAGCTGGCCGCCGGCTTTCTGAAGCAGGAAGGCCTGATCGAGGAAGCGGCGGACATCCGCGGGATGACCGTCTCGCGCGGGCGCGTCGAGATCCGGACCCGCCGCGGCAGGGGGCGGGGCCCCGCGGCCGAGGCGGGAAAGACGATCGCCTCGAGCGGCGCCCGGGGGAGCCGCCTGCTGACGGCTCAGGCCAAGGGAGCGTCCGGCGCACCGGCCGGCCCGACACTGGATGCACGGGCCGTCCTGGGTCTCATGGACGCGCTGCTTGCGGCCACGGAAATCCACGAGCGCACGCGGGGCACCCATTGCTCGGCCATCGCCGGTCCGCAGGGGATCCTCGCGGCACGCGAGGACATCGGGCGGCACAACACGATCGACATGCTCTGCGGGTGGGCGCTCCTCGGGGGCGTCGACCTGGCCGACAAGGTCCTGCTGACGACGGGTCGCGTCTCCTCGGAGATCGTGTCCAAGGCCTGGCGGATGGGCATCCGCGCCGTGGTCTCCCACTCGGCGGCCACCTCGCGGGCCGTGGAACTCGCGAAGAGTCTCGGGATCACGGTCGTGGGGTACGTGCGGGGCGGGACGTTCGTCGTGTACGCGGGAGCCCGGCACGTGCTGCCGGCCGGTGTTCCGGCGGCGAAAGGCACAAGGCGCAAGGCGAAAGGGTGA